TTGTATTTGTCGTTATGGCCTGTATCCTCATTGCTTGCATAATGAGAATCAGACCCATCAAAACTCTGAGACGCATGTATCCTAGTCCCTGAAGTTTTTCTGTATTGATTATCCATGTATTGAGAGTTGATCGGGGAAGGCGGGCCATCTGGAATGAATCGATCAGTGGAAGATGCACCGGAGGTGGTTTGATATCCAATGTTGACGCTTGAAGGCTTCTGACCAAAAGATGGCGCCTGATAAGATGCAGGATTCGGGTCTTTGTTGGCAAGAAAAGCAGCAGCATTTGCAGCAGCAATTGCTTCATTAGCGCATTTTGCAGCTTCTTTAGCAGCAGAGGCTGAGTCCTCAAAACGCATGCCGCCACCACCACAGTTGCTGTCACCAATTGTTGCCCTCCTCGGTAAAGAAGAGCTAGAAAAACAACATAATGAGATTGACAATCTTGAAATGCCTTTGagttttttttgtgaaaatgATGAATGCAATGGCCCAACTTACCTTGTAGTTGACTTGTTAAGCTCAACAGATTGGTTTGGCACAGGCGTCACAGGGAAGCTTGTAGCACTAACAAAACTGCGTGGTCCTTCCTGAAAAAAATAAGGCAAGAGAACATCATATAATATGGTAAAAGATCTATAATTGGGTGTGAGAGTGAGTAACAATGAGAATGAGAATGAGAGAGGAACAAACTATAAGCTCTTCCGGAGGCTTGAGAAGTTCCTGTTCGGTTTCTGTTGTGTCCCATTCTATCTGGTATTCCTTGGCTATTTCCTTCAAGATCTTCAATTTGGATTCCCCAGTGGGAGTTCTAACAGAGAGCTTGTCAATGAGCTGTGAAAAAAAAAACCCCAACTCATTCATATAAAGCAGAATATGTTCTAAACAAGAGGAATCTCAGACTCATGCAAGTAATCTCAGACATGAAGGCAATGAATGCCTCACCATTCGATTAACACCGCAGCTGGGCCGCAGATCAGTAGCAGCAGATACAAAATCCTTTCCATACTTCTTCTCAAAAGCATCCCTGATTGCTACAAGTTCTGGAATTTCTGAGCACCTTGGAGCAGCGAATATTAAACTAGCAATGCCTTCTTTCAGGTCAGCTGGGCATTCTCTGAAAATTGGAGAAACATTAGCAAAAAAAAGAACTTGTTTTCAACAGTTGAATAgcacaacaaaacaaaaacagattttttttttttacctttgcTTTGCAATTATTGAAAGTCTTGACACAATCAACTCACAGAAGAGTTCAATGAACTCGTTTGCAGCCAATACATTCTGCTCTCTCATCACATGTTCAACCTAACAACCATAAAACACACTCCTAGTAAGTTTTGTTTCTCTTTGTTAAATagcataaaacaaaacaaaacaaaaaactcTCATGATTATAAAGATGACAACAAATAGTGACCAAACTTCCTCCTCCTCTTATCAAGAAAATAACCATTTAGAGTAAATGTATTCTACACAGCTCCATTGGAAATCTAAATTGTATTCCACAACAAAACAAATGTAATAACTATTTAGAGTAAGGGTATCAAGAAAAATGAATCATttgttaaaataacttttaataaCATGTTAAATTTTGTGGTAAAATTACACTCAGAGACCTATAAACAATTCTGACAATCATTCAAGCAATCCTAAATTTACACCGAACGATCCACAGGGTCGCTGAATGTAAAATCAAAGAGTGTATTTAGCTGATTTCAAACATTTATATTGTTATATTAGCTAAATATCCCGAATCAAATGGAAAAATGATTAAAGTAATGTTTTTTCGATGATAAATGCATGAATACAGAATCCCATAAATTCCTAATCCTAATATGTTTGTTATGGATACAAACAAGTTAAaaagaacaagagagagagagagagagagcgagttAAGAACCCTAATGCGAGCGGTGGCGTCTTGACCGGACTGGAGGAGCAACGCAATGTCACGCCTCATCTGCTTGACCACCACCTGTCTCTTATTCTTGAGCAGCTTTATCCTAGCCACCGCCATTTTAGCAGCTGTTTTActgttacaaataaaataaaataaaaagatgaaaTTTTTATGATGAAAATGACGACAAAAAAGGAAACAGAGGAAAACCCAGATAGAAAATGTACCATTTGGAAGCATTGAAGCCTCTCCGGAAAAGTGAGAGACCGAACTTCATTAGCTTCTTGGTGTGGGTTGTGGCTACGGTGGCGACGGTCATCGCTGAGGAATGAATATTCTTATTCTAGTAGGAATAGAGAGAGAGTGCGAAGATGGTAGAGTAGTGAGTAGTTAAAGTAACGGCTTGAATGGGTTGTAAAGATGTGTTTTTTGATCTGACGGTCCACATTTATTGCCGACCAACCTTTATTTGACTTTATCGTCGTTTATGATGGACTTTGATTGATCAGAAAAATAGCCGTTACGAGATGGACGAGAAGAATCCGATGCAGCTGTCTCATTTAGCCACGCGTACACCCTCGGGAAAAGAGTCATCGATTTAAGATCGATTGGGCCTGTCTAATCATCATGCCAGGCCCACCCGACTAATAAATCTATTGGGCCTAATAAGTTCTTAGAACATTTACATTGATTATTACGATAAAtcaaacaaatttttttaaatttacaattgTGGTGACATTATTGTACTTCAAAATTGGGATTACGAAAAAAATGAGCATGGAGATTCGAATTTGGATGATAATGTGTTAAGAATATAGAGTTTCTCATAGTTTAATGTTTGATTTCtcaattatttttgtaaaaacaaatgtttcAATCTCAATTTGTCCAAATAAGAAAAAAAGTTGGGAAAATATTAAGTTTGACCCTTGTATTTTTCTAAATACGTGACTGGtctttgtattttgttaaatgacaatttgaattatgtgttttacaaaatgggtcAAACTAGTACCTTATACTCAATTtcggtaaaaaaaattcaaaaataatttttaaggCTCCTCGACCACTTTCTTCACTTCTCTGAGCTCATCGCATCATTAACAACCcgagaattgatcttataattgaaaatattttgatcaaaatcgggtcttgtgtactattttgatcaattttgtaaaatataggatctaaattatcatttaacaaacaCACATGAACCGATCGTGTATTCGAGAAAAATAAAGGGGCCAAAATGGTATTGATGTGTGAAtttatattttgatgatattAAAAATAGGTGATTATTAAAAAAGAATACTTCTGTAAAAAAAGTAAAAAGAATATAAGGATATTTGCGGAAAAAATACTTAAGTTTTGCAAATTatgacacttaaatacctaagtcTTTTTTTTTGCGGCTAAAATACTTCCCATTACACTTTCTTGGCACCCGTTGGTACTTCACCGTTATCTAGCATGTCAGCGCCTATACGGAAATTTCTGATTGATCCACGTTATTAATAATTGaatttctatttaaaaattaaataaaactctCTAAAAATCTAATAaagaattaaaattttatttaaaaatcatatttttaattaaattaaaattaaaaatcattATTCAAAATACCTAAAactaaaaatctaattaaaacaAATACAATTTTTTTCTATCTCGCTCCCGATTCTTCATCTTCattgttcttcctcttttttttttttttttttttttttttttttttctgggttgcTAGGTTGGAGAAGATGGATTCAAGGCTGGGATTGCTTGGACCGAAGGAGGACAAAGAGCACAGATTTGGATCTGCTTGGATGGAGCTCAACAGTCGGCATCTAGGCTGGAGAAGATGGATGTGCGATGCCGACGGGGCTAGCTTTGATGGAACTCCGACCACCCTTGAGCATGGCGACTCCAAAACCTCTGTCAAACCCATATTTTGTTCGTCACCTAGCCTCCCCCACCGACGATATTGCTCGATCAGCACGAAGACCATGTTCCAGCCTCCTCCACTTACACAGATCTGCACTCCACCTGCGGAAAGGGaaaaaaaacaagaagaaaaggggaaGAGGTTGCCTCTATTTTCTCCAAGCCAACACCcatgaaaaaaaatgaagaagatgaggaAGATGAAGAATCGGGTGGGAGAGAAATAAAAATTACTATTGTTTTTAAGAaagaatttaatttatattagtaTTTAGTTTAAGTTAAATTTTCCAATcagattttaatttatttaattttgttttaagatttcatttaatttatatatattatttttttaaattgatttttaaaattttaattatataaaattgaatttttaatacattttctaatttttaaataaaaattatttatttggaccAATCAGAAGCTGCCATGTAAGCGTTGACTTGTTAGATAACGGCGAGGTACCAACGTGTACCAAGAAAGTGTAACGGAAAGTATTTTAGTcgcaaaaaaaaaagagttaggtatttaagtgtcatAATTTTCAAAACTTAGGTATTTTCGCTGCAAATATCACAAGAATATATATCCATGTCGTTTTAATTAAATTATGTCGTTTGTAGGATTGGTATCTTTTTTTCATAATTATGTCGTTTCCCCTATTTTAATGTCGCTTATAAGTATTGATGTCGTTTTTTATAAAGATGTCGCTTTACCAGAATAATGTCGTTTTCCGAAACGATATTGTTTTTTCTGATTGTGTCGTTTTCCGCGATAATGTCGCTTGTCAGGAATGATGCCGTTTTCCCtaaattttattctttcttttttgaCTTGACGTCGTTTTTCTAAATAACGAAAGAAATGAATGTCTCAGTCCGATTTGTCAATGGTCTATCtttccctcttcttcttcttaaatAGGAAATTCCAGAACTTGTAGCAATCAGGGATGTTTCTGTATCATTTTTAATAGAGCTCAACTTAGTTTTTCTTTTGAGACTTTGTTTATTTGGTTTGAGAGAGAGTCAAACAAAAATATGGCATTCAAATTTCTATAGCATATcctttgaaaagaaagaaaaaaaatatcttacTATGAAATAATAAAATCTAATGCTAGTGATAATTACAATTTACCATTCATTTGAGAAAGATTATACAGAAAAAAGTAATTAATAaaatacagaaaaaaaaaaaatcaatgtgtCTACACTATTGAGAAAGAACATTTAGTAGGCACACTCTGTTATGGAGAAACAGCCTAAACAACCCTTCTAATCCATTTTCAAGCTCTTCCATGGCAGCTTCTAAAGCCTCCAACTTTTTCTGtgcttcttcaatcttcttctcatcatcatcgtcatcatcATCTTCAAAACCCTCATTTTCACTACTCAACAAACCCCTCACTGCCATGTCCACTCCTTCCAACTCATTCAAATGACTATTATTCTCCTGATTACTATGGTTCCCTTTCTGAGCCATGATCGACACCAGTGACCACCTACTCGGCTTTGGCTTCCACAGAGGTGTGGACAAGAACAAACAAAGTGACCCCATGATGGAACTGGTCACCAAACTCGTCTCTCTCACAACTCTAACCACAGCGCTCAAATGGGTATCTAGATTGAGTGGGAATCCACCATTTTTGGTCTCCATT
The genomic region above belongs to Humulus lupulus chromosome 1, drHumLupu1.1, whole genome shotgun sequence and contains:
- the LOC133812911 gene encoding uncharacterized protein LOC133812911, translating into MTVATVATTHTKKLMKFGLSLFRRGFNASKCKTAAKMAVARIKLLKNKRQVVVKQMRRDIALLLQSGQDATARIRVEHVMREQNVLAANEFIELFCELIVSRLSIIAKQRECPADLKEGIASLIFAAPRCSEIPELVAIRDAFEKKYGKDFVSAATDLRPSCGVNRMLIDKLSVRTPTGESKLKILKEIAKEYQIEWDTTETEQELLKPPEELIEGPRSFVSATSFPVTPVPNQSVELNKSTTSSSLPRRATIGDSNCGGGGMRFEDSASAAKEAAKCANEAIAAANAAAFLANKDPNPASYQAPSFGQKPSSVNIGYQTTSGASSTDRFIPDGPPSPINSQYMDNQYRKTSGTRIHASQSFDGSDSHYASNEDTGHNDKYNMDNQYKSSGARTYVSQRCNGPDSSHYPSNNNDTCFDNNNNMDSRKMYRRHTYNAPSAHSGIKFDQSDSDEEFEEEETPHGGGGGGFGILPPGRLPPPVPSSQVQRQDSAHAVHPKLPDYDALAARFEALKHHRKSLP